The region GGTCAAGTTCTGGTAAAGGTCCACTTCCTAGTGCATAGACGGCTGTCCCcacactgtgtcctcacacagcgGAATGGATGAGGGTTCTCTTTCCCTTTTATAAGGGACCTAATCCCATCATAAGAGACCCACCCTCATGACAtagtcacctcccaaagggctgcctccaaataccatcatattgggggTTAGATTTCAACATGTGAGTCTGGGGAGAACACACACATCCCACCTACCTCATAGTAGGAGCTTAATAACTGTTAAACAGCAACAGactcatttcacagagaaggcGGGGCTCAGCAGCCCTCCTGAGGCCACACCACAAGCAGTTGgaatccagcaattctgctttctcattctcctctgctcaaaaaatcgtgatttttatttattttcattcacattctAGAGAAGTCTACTGTTGCAAAGCATTTCAACAGACTCACTTGCTTCCAGCCTGATAAGCTGCAGCTGTGCTCATCAGCAAGCCTgattctggggggtgggggtgtctctGGCTCGGCAGGGACCCTGCCCTCACCAGGTCTCCTGGCAGGTGACCAGGGATAGGACAAAAATCACGTGGCCGCCTGTGCCCCGTGGGCTCGGAGCCGCCTCTGGAGACCAAGGTGCACAGACTGGGGTTGGTGTTCACTCTGGTTCTCTTCTTTTCACAGAACCAGGCCAAGACAAGGAAGGCACGGAAGGTGCTAGGGCCACACCCCCTCCAGGTAAGCTCACTCAGCTTCGCCCATCTTTGTATATATTGTTGTTGCTTATAAAAATCAAGTGTGTTTCCTACAATGGAAGAAATCATTGAAACCAATTTGCTTTTATACTTACCCcccaaaaacagacaaatgaaatgaaaaggtaGATCCATTAGTAGGAAGATATGGAAGCTTACCTGCTAAAGAGATGCAtttagaaaaaatagagaaaactgtATTTACTTCTCTATTTAAATCACCTGCACTTCCAcattataaagatttttatacGGTAAAATTTGAACATGCTTTCTtccagtccctccctcccccgctgAGCATAGCAATGAACATAAATAAAACGAATCTGAGATCACTTGACAGCCCTGGTTTTGCAGTCTGGGTTGTAACACTTCATACAATGTGATGATATTCCCttgacattaaatatttttctgtaccGTGATTTTTTTAGAGGCTGTACGATTGGAatcctataatttatttaaccagttatTACTAACAGGTGTCATTATAAATATAGACACGCACTTTCTTTATGCCCATCTACTTCTGATTAGTTTGTCAGGATAAATGTCTAGAAGCTGAATTGCTGGATAAAAGGTGTGATCATTTTTGGACTCTCAATATGTTGCCGAATTGTCCTGGCGGAAAACTGAATCAATTTACACTCAGATGCACATTTCAGTAGCCAATACTGGgtactattatttaaaaacaagcaaatgaaaagctTCTAgctatttttaatagaaaaaaagtgatagcttattattttcccttcttctctttgaTGAAaattgaaagtgatttttttttttccctgagctgGGCTGGCCTCTCATTCTGGGACCTTTTGCCCAGGTGAAATTCTTTGCAAAGAATTTCCAAATCTTAATCAAATTTATGGAGTTAGGTTGTTAATGTCATAGGACTAAGGATATCGCGACTTGGGCCAGGTTTGCCCTGAGATGCACTATGACCTTCTCAGAGTAGGAGGTGAAGGGTCAAGAGGAATTTTTCCTCCAATGGGGCAGCCAGTGCAGGCAGGGTGATTAGCGCAAAATTCACTCATCTTAGGAGAGTGTGGGAGCCTCAGATTCGATTTGCACCAAATATCTAGAAAGTTCTTACCCAGGAGGGTTTAGCAGGAGACTCAGACCCAACTGGGAGCAGACACTGGGCTTCTGGGACCTCCATCCACTTGTGGAACTTTCCACGTGGATGGTTCCACAGTCACTGAGCAATTCTAATGGCTACTATTGACTGTTTCCTCATTGTTAGGAGTTTAGCTAGAAGGATTATTTAAGCACCAAAACGGGTGTCATTAATACAATTTTACATTGGTAGAAGCTGTGTGATTTGCCTCAGGTCATGCACCTAGTGTGTGACGGAGCTAAAACTCCAACTCAGACTTCTTGACCCCTGACATCGTGGTTCTCCCACCTCACGACGCCAACTTGGTGAGAAACAGAGCCAGACGTCTGTTAGAGGTGGCGAGACAGAGTTTGTTCAGACTTTCATAGCAGGGGAGGGGCTTAGGGATAAATGGAGCTCATGTCCGATTTGTGCAGAGCGGATGGGGCATTTAAAGGGAGagtgagggaggagaaagggtgggGGGACTGGCAGGAGCCCCAGCGGAGTCGGAGGGAGTGGAAAATTCCAAAGAGAGGGTAGGGGGCTGTTTGCAGAAACGTGTGTGGCCAGGCAAGTGTGGCTCTCGGCAGCGAACTTTCTGACTGCTTGGAGCTTTCCCAGGCAGGATCTGAAGTAGGAGCAGGCAAGGCTGAGTCATCCCAGGGACACGGCCTCTCTTGAGTGTTAGAAACCAGGCCAGGGTTTGTGTAAGTCTCTCAGGGTGGGGAGTGTTGAGAGCTTGCAGTTCTCATAGACCAAGGTTGAGGCCTCCCCGAGCAGAGGGCCTGAGGAGCCTGGCTGAAACTGGGCCAAGGAGAAGGTCTTTGTCAGTTTCTAGCTCTCAGGGGCGTGGCAGAAAGTAACCATCTCCCGGGCCTTTGTTTGTGGGGCTGGAGAATCAGACAGGATGCTAAACCTGAGACCGAGGTCACCGCAGGGCTTCTGAAGGGCCTCCCCTAACCCATCAGGACCGGAGCGCTGAACAAGCAGAGACAGAAACCCAGATGTATGAAGCAAATCAGTACGGCGGGTTGGGGGCAAGATCGCAAGCCAGTCGCCCAGGCCTTGCCCAGAGCTCTGGGCACCGAGCCTGGGTCAGCAGATGAGGCGGGCAGAGCGTACGGATGCTGCCTTGGTTTGGACCAGCCTGAGCTGGAGAATTGGCCTGTGGGCTGGAGACTCTCTTGCCTCCAGCTGAGAAGGCAGGTGGGATGGACGTGGGAGAGCAAAGGGAGATCCAGACAGTGCCAGGGAGAGCGTGAGCGGGGCAGGGCCACGGCACAGGCTGAGCATCTCGcactgaattctgagtgtgatgaGAAGCTGTTGCAATGTTCTGAGGGGTTGGAGGAGGAGTTTTGCTTTGCCTACACTCTTGAGTCCTGTGAGTTGGCTGAACTTCTCCACTATTCTTTTTATCTATTCACTCGTGGGCACCACTGGGTCGTCACTTGGCAGGCGCATGATGGGAAACACGACGCAAACACGGGCCTGAGAGGCTGTGACCGTTCTCTTCCATGAAATGTCACCCGAGGGGCCTAGCTTGGGGTCCTGTCCATTTTAACGTCATCACAGTATATTTGGAAATTCTCACGTAGCCTTCACAGATCCCCGAGGTTCTGCCCTGACATCCGCAGACCCCGTGTGAGGACAGTCTGCTGACGCTCTGTTGTTCTGGGATATCTGTCTGCATTTGGTCTTGACCTCATGTCCATCTGCCAATCTCTTCTTGAACCACTTTTCGAGTATGGACCCTAACGAGGTGTGTTTTCAGGATCTGCAGAGATTGTCGCCACAGCTAAAGCCATAACCATCATCCCCGCCAGCAGTAAGTCTTTGGGGTTGGCAGTGTCATCCATCAAAAGTGGCCCTGGGGAGACAGCTGGAAGAGGTGAGCGGAAGCAGGCAGGGCAGCGTCCTCCCCTGGCCATGGGATCCTCTGGTTAGGCCATTAGCCAAGCCCCTTAGGCCCCCGTAGGGCCCTGTGACCATCTCACCTGGTGCCGCTAGAAAGCGCCTTCCCACTTGCTGCGTGAGCACTTCGAGGTGCAGAGGGGGCAGCACTCACCTGTAGCCATCAGCTGATGGAGGCCAGGCCGGGACAAGGAGCCCCTGACCGAGGGGTCTTGCTGCTCTCACTGGCCCAGAAGGAGAGAGCTTGGCGTCAGCAGCACCATGGTTTGTTGGACAGAATGAGACACTTGGGTCCTGACAGTCCTCCTCCTTGACTGTCCTCCCTTCGGTGTCTTAGCAAAGGCCCCGCACCTGCAAGCAGCCGCCACCGGTGGGACACGCAGGAGGGCTGTGTTCATACCTGGGCAGACCCTCTGCGCCTGCATGTGTCTTGAGCGGGAGGCTGGGCAGAAGCCCTGCGCAGGAGAACGAAGGTTCTTCCCCCGAGGAACCTGTGACGAAGGGGTTTGCACAGTGGACTTTTGCCAGACTTAGCCCAAGTtgcaggcagaggaggcagggagagggagaaggggtggtgcagagaaagagagagagaaaggagagaggacgGAGAAAGAAGAGAGTCCTTGTTTCTCATCAGCCTGTGACAGGTTCACCTTCCTGTACCTGGAAAGTGGGGACGACATGCTGGTGATGCCACAGCTTGGAGAGATGCTCTTTTGTCTGACGTCCCGGTGTCCAGAGGAATTTGAATCTTACGGCTGTTACTGTGGGCAAGAAGGACAAGGCGAGCCGAGGGATGCCCTAGACAGGTACGGGCGGGCGGGGGTGGCAGGcgggtggtgctgatgctgccggCAGCGAGGGGCGAGCACCCTGCTCTCCATCAGGTGTCCATCCCTTCAGGCCCACATGGAGCTTGCTGTGTGCACTCTCTCACTCAGGCCCATTTCCCTCCTGatgagaagctgaggctcagaggctggATTGTCTGAGGTCATTCAGCTACAAAGGGACAGAGCCAGACAGATCCAGATCTTTTGGTTTGGGAGTCCAGCACTCCTCCACAAATACTGCTCAGCTCCTCCAAGAGGGTCAATCTGCCAAGACACCTCAGAAGACCCCAGATCTGCCTGTTTTGCAATAAGCAACACGTGGCATCGGGGTCTCCAGCTGATTTGCTCTGCAAGAGGACTCATCGAAATTAGCTTCTGAACAACTTTTAAGCGTAACTGCCAAATTTTATAGCTGCCACTCCTGGAAGAATTTTCACTGACCTCGTGCGTTCAgtaattaattcattcacttataTAAGCACTTAACCCACATTTCCTGAGATTTTGCTCTGCGCCAGACACCACGCTAGGTGGAGACACACACATGATTAAACCTAAACAAAGCAGATCGAAATAAACTGCCTATGCCGGGTAGGAGTTTGCATCgtgaaagaaacagacaattcagCACCCATGCATCCAGCATGACTGACGCTGCTTTAGATGCGGCACCGTTGTGCAGTGGACAATCTGAACAACCATACCTGGTGGCCCTTGCTGTGCATATGAATCAGCCCAGTGCGCCCTGGAAAGGAGGCACCGGCTTCTCTCACTACTATGGGGAGAAGCAGGCCTGGAGGGAGTttgggggcagctgggggctctgggcagTAAAGGAACCTCCTTCCTCCTAGGTGCTGTTTGTCACATCACTGCTGCCTGGAGCAGGCGAgaaggctgggctgcctgcttgagAGGCCTCCTCGGTCACCAGTGGTGTGCGTGGATGGGAGCCCCAAGTGTGAGTGCTGTGGGCCAGTACGCTGGGTTATTCTTTCATTAGGGTCAGCCTCAGGACCATAGCTCATCTTCAGATGCTTTTCCAAGCCCTTGTTCATCTATAAGGCGATTTCCTGCTCCCTGTAACTTCAAGGCCCTTAATACTGTCCCGGTTCCACTGAGGAGGAGGCTCAAGTTCAAGAGGATAGGTCAGCTGACacaggtcacagagccagtgagAGCAGGTGGGGAAGGATGTAAATCACCCGAGCTTACTGAGTACATACCATGTGCTCTTCTAAGTTCTGGGTGTGTGTGAGCGCAGATCATCCTCACACCCGTCCCATGAGGTAGCACTGAGagccttcccattttacagagatgaCTGaggtccaagatcacacaggagCTGGGGTTGGGACTGGAAACCCAGATTGCCTCAGACCCAGAACTGAGTCTTTATGAGGCCAGCGGGTGTCTTTTCCTGAGAAGCAGAACCCTTTTCCCAAGCGAGGTTTCCTGAGAAATCTCATAGAAAGGGGAGCAACTCCAGCTGAAGGGAGAGGTGGGTCTGCAGCTCCACTCCTCCCAGCGCTGGAGGCGAAGGCGCTTCTGTGGCCATCCAGGGCTTCAGCcgggggggcggggagaggggcgtCAGGAAACAGCCCCACCCCCATGAGCATCACTGTACCCGGCTTGCGTTAGAATTGCCTTCATCTGCATCTCAGGTGGCACTTCCTCATCTACATCAATGCATGCATTTCCCTTATGCTTTGCAGTTTAAAAGGAAGTGATCCCGAGTGCCTTCTCAAGAGCCCTGCAGGGATGTGCCTCACCCTCACTTTTGGTCCAGGGAAGCCCCCGGCTGAGCCATCAGTGCTCCTTTCTCCCTGGGTATCATGAGCCCAAGactgaaacatttatcttttgtcCTCTAGGGGATGAGGGGCCAGGGGTGGGTTTAGGGCTCTGAGTGACAGGATCAGATGTTTATCGTTTGTGATGCAATCATGCCTTGAGGTCACATGTGCACGGTTAAGGGCGCCTTTGCCCCCCTGGCCTCACAGAATCCAGGGGTGCTGCTTGTGCACTCTGAGCTTCCATGGGCTTCAGTGAACCAGTCCCGGCCCTCTGTGAGCTCTGAGCACAGTGTCCTGTAGCAGACGCAGGTGTCGGGCAGTGAGATGTGAGGGCGTCTCGGAGCCCGCTCTGGGCTGTTCCACCCTGGGCACGAGGGTGGAAGGGCAGAGCTGCTCGGGGGGAACAGGCTCACGGGTGTGtcccctctgctttttttttctcctctgctctttctACTTCCTGCTGTGATGTGAAGGCCAGTGTAGAAGATTTGGAGGGTCCGTGTTATGAGAAAAAGTCCAGTTGATCAATACTTAATGGCAGGCtcagatgaaaaaattaaactgaCCAAATATGTCTTTGAAAACCACAGACAACAAGGGTACTGTGTGCAGAATGCTTATCTCTGTCTGAGCACCCCCagactcattctttcatttgaatCACACGGATGCTCCCCACACCGCCCCCACTGCAGGCCACTGAAACAGTCAAGGGGTAAAATAGGGTTGCTAGgttgagcaaataaaaatacaaatagcaaagAAGTTATTTCTGCTGTGATGGAAAGAACCACAAGGTAGGATTCAGTGGGCGCCCCCGGGAAGACACTTCATTTCTCCGGGAAGAGGGTGCTTAAGGAAGCTTTCTGGAGGAGGGGCTTCCAAGTGGATTCTGGACAGACAAGTCTGAGTTAACAAGGAGGAGAAAGTTAGGAACATTCCCCATAGAGGGATCCGTGTGTGCCGGACCAGGAGGTTCAAGATGTGGGGTGGGACGCAGGGCTGAAGGAGCAATCACCCGACGGTGTCTCAGGTCTGCTGCTCTGTTTTTGGCCTCTAAGGTGTGGGGCAAAGCCTGTGCGCGAAGCTGCTTTGTGCCTGTGACCAGACGGCGGCCGAGTGCATGGCCTCCGCCTTCTTTAACCAAAGCCTCAAGTCACCTGGCAGACAGGAGTGCCGTGGCAGCCAGCCATCCTGCGGGGACACCATGCCTTCCGCTTCCTCCCTTGGCTCCAGCTCCGAGGAGAACAGTGAGGAGGCCCTGCCCCGCCCAGAGAGCCTGAGAAGAACCAGAAGATTCCTGGGGAAGTCACCTGGTCTCACGGGGACCAGGCCACAACGTGGCCCCAGATAGATTCCCAGGGAAAATGATCAGCACACCCTGTAGTTCTGTTCCCCTGTCACCTCCCCAGGCCGGTCTCCTTCCTTCCGTCCTCAGCAGAGGCTCAGAGCGGAGAGAGGCAGGGGGGTCCTTGCACACACATACTGTGATCTGTCAGCTCACATTCCGATGTGTATGCTTCCTAGTGCATGCtgaaagctcaataaatattccaatcaacatttctttctcttttttttcaattttattttttggggggaggtaattttgtttatctgtttatttattactttcggtggaggtaccggggattgaacccgggacctcgtgcatgctaggcatgcactgtaccactgagctataccctcccgcctcCAATCAAcgtttctttgtttggttttgtttatagGAAATGTTGTAGGGACTGGTGCATGAATAGATGGCAAAGGTTAGATGACAGAGGAACGGAGGGGAAATTAATGATTTCCACCCCCTAATCACTGACAGCTACTtcttcttctattaaaaaaatgtagaaggGAGTATGTTTAATCAATCTTATGAGATCACTGATGGGTCATCACTAACCCACCAAAGATGTATGCCAAGGGCTGAGCTGACAGCTCTTCTCACACGTACCCTAAAAATACACTCGCCACCCTAGTGATTAAGAGAGTGGCCATATGCCACGGTCACCCCCATGAAGAATCACTGATAACTCTGTCTTGGGTCTGGCAATAgtaaacaggttttaaaaaaaaaacagggcttATCCCAGTGGCTGGAAGTTTGGGAGATGCAAATGCCTACTTGGACGCAGGAGGACAAATACAATGGGAAATATAGAAAAACCTGAAATTATATCACCCCCCCACCCACCGGATAGTTACTGAGATTTTACTGTGTCCCAGGCAAAAGGCAATTGCCTTCAGAGTCCCCCTCAATATTTGATAAGGACACAAACTCCATAGTTTCCACTGCATCCTTGGTTCTCAATTCCTGTAGGTCATGCGTCCTGCAGTGGGATGATACAGagtccctgcctgcccctccgACAGGCGGGAGAGCAGAGCTACTGAAGAGTTCGTGTTCACTGAACTTCTTATGGTATGGACGGAACTTTCCTGAAGACCTTAAAGAATCAAAATGTTGTCATGCCAGGGCAATAGCTGATACCCCTCCTACCCTCCAGAGTAATCAcctctgaacacacacacacacacacacacacacacacacccctggagaggaggagagagatcgACTTCCATCAGATCTTTACTCCTTCTGGCCTGCTGCACATGGGGGCAAAagggctctggaggccagaggaaggCTCTAGGCAAAGAAATGCAGGTGAGAGCAGCCGGCCATCAGCCCGCGAGCACTACAACAGTCCAGGCAAGACATGCCGCTGACGGCACCCCCTTCCTTTACCAGCAGGTGTTTACTATAAGTGCCCACTCCCCATGGCAGTCGCCGTGCAGAATGGCCAGCATCCAccttctccacaccctcatcgGAGGCAGCTGTATACTGCTGAAGGGGAAGAGCCATCGAGGTGACCCACTTTAAGTTCATGACCGCAAAACCTCACATGGATGCTCTACCTTTTCTTAGTTGATTTTTCTGCTAAAACAATTGTTTGGCCCCTTTTCTCCTGTCTTTAAACCTCCAACACCTTCCCTTGCCCTCAGCTGCGGaatgtcaagaactgtgaagagACTGAGATTTTACCTTATTTGCAACTTAATGAGTTGGTCTGCATTTCACAGACGCTGGCAGAAGACACGAGATGCTGGGGTCAGCGACAAAGGACGTTATTTTTGCAGTAATGGCAGTGGCCTGAGTATCAGCATTTATGCTGGTCCCTCAAGGCCTGAGCCAGTGCAAAGAGGGCCAGATGACACCTCCACACCTCCTGGCTTTCATTACACAGCGAACCTAAAACTTTCTTATTGACTATAAGCCTGCCTGACCTTTACCCCCAGAAGAGACTGTCCTTATTATATAGGACAATAAACATGCTTCCCTTTGCTCCAAAGGGAGACCCCCATCTCTGTGTTCCAATATTGCTGTATTATATCCCTAAAAAATAGCCCAGAGTAAAGGCAGTTAGTGTCTTGGTTCACAGACATGTAGAGATGCAAGGCACGTGGCAAATGTCCAGTGACAATGACCTTACCTAGTACTCCATTGAGAAAATTGAAGTTTTCCAGTGGGAATGACCTGATCTTCCTGCCACCAAAGCTACAAAATTACCAGCACTCCTTGTCTTCCTTCCTGTTACAATGAAAAAAGTGCTCCTTATCCACATCAAAGGTCAATCCCTCCATCTACGTTCTGCGTACAGTGCCCTATTGCCTTTTCAGGGTCTGatttctgcaaatatttcctttttattctgtatCGATTTATCCCTCTCTTCTGTATCATTGAAAGCAGCATGTAAATATGCCCTAAAATCTCTCATGTTTAAAAATCTCTCCCTTGACTCATTAAGCAAGATGGCAGAAACTTGAAACTATAAACCCGATGCTCCTGGATTTAGTCTTGTCCTTAAACACACTAGGCAGTGCTACATAGGGTATCTCTGGCCTGACTTCACATCACCCAATCCCCACCGCTTACTCCAGGTCCCGCTGTGAGAACCAGCCCCACACGGGCTTCAACCTGCCTCGTTCTTGGAGTGGGATCTGAGAATGCCTACCTTCTGTGCTTCCACACTTCTTGCATCTGACACAGAACTTCTCTGAGAGAAAGGCATGGCACGCTTCAGGAAACTGCTCAGCGCTCAAGCACACGATGCAGAATGTAGGGGAGTTCATGTCAACGGGGCCATCCTTGACCATGAAGCCAAGGATACACACTTCCCCAGCCTTCATCAAGTGGGTGGCCAGTTCTGAGATTATTTGTGAGATTCCTTAGAATGTCCAGTAGGATGGATTTCCAGTCACCTACACGGCTCGTAAATGAATCCTCTTAATGaactttttctccttccatttcatTGGTCCAGTCCCTTGCTGGGGTTCCCTGCAATCATTTCCCAGAGCAATTCTGCATGTAAGCCTTTGCTTTAGGCTCTGTTTTGGGAGAACCTAAGTGACTGGCTTCCTAATAGTCTGCCTCTGACTAAAGTCTAAGTACAAGGCGATTGTAATATAGCAAAACTAAGAGGCAGTCTGATGCTCCACACTGGTTCcaccttttcattcatttgaacTTGGTACTTGAGGTCAATAATGTATCAGATGAGACAACAGGAAACAGGATCCAACAAATTAgttaaaaagaaagcatatgaGACAGCATGTCATACAGACTACTCGTTTTATACCTAAAGAAACAGGTTCAGAAAAATTGAGTGATTGGACCAAGATTATAGAAATGAGACAGCTGTCAAGCTGCTTTAAGATTCAGTGATAGTGAACTCAAGGAAGATTATTGATgataaacatttattcagtgcctactgtgtgccacgtAGGCGTGGCACAAGGAACCTCTCCTAAGTGACTCACTTATCCCTCAACAGGTAACCTCCGAGGGCAGAACATCCCATCCTCATCTTAGAGATAAGGGCTTTAGAGCTCAACGGTCAGTCCCTTGCCTAAGGCCACTCGCTCAGCCAGGAAGCGAGGGTGGGATCCGAACCCACAGCCCGTGCTCCTGGCCTCGCCGCTGCACTCCTAGCGCAAGTCCCTGAAGCCCACCCGCTCTacagggaggcagagggtccTAGAGGAGGGCTGTTCTTTCTTAGAGAAAGGCTTCAGTAATTCACACAGCAGAGAGGCG is a window of Camelus ferus isolate YT-003-E chromosome 25, BCGSAC_Cfer_1.0, whole genome shotgun sequence DNA encoding:
- the OC90 gene encoding otoconin-90; the encoded protein is MIVLLLGVLMASHVGGHPLDTPHLPQELPPGLSESINMTFFNGVFKNVDGVAELFDCLGPHFTWLQAVYTNFPALLQFVNGMKCVAGLCPRDFEDYGCACRFEMEGLPVDEPDSCCFQHRRCYEEAAEMDCLQDPAKLSTDVNCVSKRIICESKDACEHMLCTCDKAAIECLAQSSINSSLNLLDTSFCLAQPPETISRKERLTLLPRVVSVEPTDSSLMALSGEVAAETSADRLTTLSRTKPGQDKEGTEGARATPPPGSAEIVATAKAITIIPASSKSLGLAVSSIKSGPGETAGRACDRFTFLYLESGDDMLVMPQLGEMLFCLTSRCPEEFESYGCYCGQEGQGEPRDALDRCCLSHHCCLEQARRLGCLLERPPRSPVVCVDGSPKCVGQSLCAKLLCACDQTAAECMASAFFNQSLKSPGRQECRGSQPSCGDTMPSASSLGSSSEENSEEALPRPESLRRTRRFLGKSPGLTGTRPQRGPR